The Desulfitobacterium chlororespirans DSM 11544 genome contains a region encoding:
- a CDS encoding nitrogenase component 1 encodes MTLNLKSPEFQPREQRLGSITGYEGTLKDMAQRGCGGCLTNRRRCFTTVSSCTHFHCLSLLINIEDSVIVDHAPSGCSSGIIHFSANRVASGRLGPDKHHARVFCTNIQERETVFGALDKLRDTIRAAYERYHPKIIYVSTSCTSSIIGDDVYSVVQEMREELGVTISFAAVEGIKSKIWASGFDAYGHAVVDSVIKPPAAKKNQVNYIAFAPIGREEVDRLFGRLGYEVLYLTGLTNNEEYARASQSVATFGQCGAQSSYLAGALEQLYGIKYFQSYLPYGGLGFERFLREIGPHLGKADLAEQIIAEEREKYREELESLRGRLRGKTAVILLGASYAYEYVRILRELGVTVLHAVGYHYDPRLDNQSDDPVAAAADARDFEDIPTSVNDIQTMENYLVIKRLQPDFVVSRAHGDGCWAVKMGIPDIEGRIGLQVFGYKGLVSFGRVIADELDNLNFVKKMHAHFEPPFTEEYEGFDPYFSLEDDAEEAI; translated from the coding sequence ATGACACTCAATCTAAAATCTCCGGAGTTTCAGCCACGTGAACAGCGCTTGGGATCCATCACAGGTTACGAAGGAACGCTGAAAGACATGGCCCAGCGCGGCTGCGGGGGATGCCTTACCAATCGCCGGCGTTGTTTCACGACAGTTAGTTCTTGCACACACTTTCATTGCCTCAGCCTTTTAATCAACATCGAGGATTCGGTGATCGTGGATCATGCACCGAGCGGTTGCTCCTCGGGCATCATCCACTTCAGCGCCAACCGTGTGGCCAGCGGGCGTCTTGGACCCGATAAGCATCATGCGCGGGTTTTTTGCACCAATATCCAAGAGCGGGAGACGGTTTTCGGCGCTCTCGATAAGCTGCGTGACACCATTCGCGCGGCCTATGAACGCTATCACCCGAAAATCATCTATGTATCAACAAGCTGCACGTCGAGCATCATCGGTGACGATGTATACAGTGTCGTCCAGGAGATGCGCGAAGAACTCGGCGTGACGATCAGTTTCGCCGCCGTGGAAGGTATCAAATCAAAGATATGGGCTTCGGGCTTCGATGCCTATGGTCACGCGGTGGTCGACTCAGTCATCAAGCCGCCGGCGGCCAAAAAAAATCAGGTCAACTATATTGCCTTTGCGCCCATCGGACGTGAAGAAGTGGATCGCCTGTTTGGCCGTCTTGGTTACGAGGTTCTGTATCTGACGGGATTGACGAACAATGAAGAATACGCGCGGGCGTCACAATCCGTTGCCACATTCGGACAATGCGGGGCCCAGTCCAGTTATCTTGCGGGCGCCCTCGAACAGCTCTATGGCATCAAATATTTTCAGTCCTATCTGCCCTACGGAGGCCTTGGTTTTGAGCGGTTTTTACGGGAAATCGGTCCGCACCTCGGCAAAGCCGACCTGGCCGAACAAATCATTGCGGAAGAACGGGAAAAATACCGCGAGGAGCTTGAAAGCCTGCGCGGGAGACTGAGGGGCAAAACGGCGGTGATCCTGCTGGGGGCAAGCTATGCCTACGAGTATGTACGCATACTGCGGGAGCTGGGCGTTACCGTGCTGCATGCCGTAGGTTATCACTATGACCCCCGGCTCGACAACCAATCCGACGATCCGGTCGCCGCGGCGGCGGATGCGCGGGATTTTGAAGATATACCGACTTCGGTCAACGATATTCAGACTATGGAAAATTACCTTGTCATCAAGCGCCTGCAGCCGGACTTTGTCGTGTCACGGGCGCATGGAGACGGGTGCTGGGCCGTCAAGATGGGGATTCCCGATATCGAAGGACGCATTGGTCTGCAGGTTTTCGGTTACAAAGGACTTGTTTCCTTTGGGCGGGTGATCGCCGACGAACTGGATAATCTCAATTTCGTAAAAAAGATGCACGCCCATTTCGAACCGCCCTTTACGGAAGAGTATGAGGGGTTTGATCCGTATTTTTCACTGGAAGACGATGCAGAGGAGGCAATATAG
- a CDS encoding nitrogenase component 1, which yields MACDFIEQNRTTCALGGLYTALAIERVLPVLHCGPGCQAQTRGVLGNSNGAQNSFPFMESVIPCSNFEETDVVFGGVEKLRKLLEHSLKAYKADMFIVLSGCTPAIVGDDVEEVIRSFSGGDIPVLYAETAGFHGNNLYGHRQVLTAILKQYLPRQERGETIPGLVNIFGIVPYYDPFWSAELEEIESLLTKIGLKPNIFYGRGKGLAEIQKIPQASFNILLSPWVDLEVVQELEAQYGTPYFHYPALPLGPTETNRFLRELAQYAGLDEPAVEKVIHEGEDLYYYYMNRSLHWIYSCRTLPKHFYVNASASSALPLTRFLVNDLGLLPEKIYLPEGIPEEHRERVEGYFRDLEIADEKRGGFVVDFSEDGGLMAAEIRDIHFEPGTTYIFGSLWDVLFCRGKHLPFLSVSAPQGIHMIGTKHYFGYTGGVNLFSDYYSRLADLGPFGGGSHE from the coding sequence GTGGCATGCGACTTTATCGAACAAAATAGAACGACCTGCGCACTGGGCGGCCTCTATACGGCCCTTGCCATAGAACGGGTGCTGCCCGTACTGCACTGCGGCCCGGGCTGCCAGGCACAAACACGGGGTGTGCTGGGCAACAGCAACGGCGCGCAGAACAGTTTTCCCTTTATGGAGAGCGTCATTCCCTGCAGCAATTTTGAGGAAACCGACGTAGTATTTGGCGGCGTGGAGAAACTGCGCAAACTCCTTGAGCATTCCCTGAAGGCGTACAAGGCGGATATGTTTATCGTCCTCAGCGGCTGCACGCCGGCGATTGTCGGAGACGATGTCGAAGAGGTCATCCGCTCCTTTTCCGGCGGGGACATCCCCGTGCTCTATGCGGAAACGGCCGGTTTTCACGGCAACAACCTTTATGGGCACCGGCAGGTGCTGACCGCGATTCTCAAGCAATATCTCCCGCGGCAAGAGCGCGGAGAAACGATACCGGGTCTTGTGAATATTTTCGGTATCGTTCCCTACTACGACCCGTTTTGGTCCGCAGAGCTTGAGGAAATCGAAAGCCTGCTTACCAAAATCGGCCTGAAACCCAATATTTTTTACGGGCGGGGGAAAGGACTCGCGGAGATCCAAAAGATTCCGCAGGCCTCTTTCAACATACTCCTCTCTCCGTGGGTCGACCTTGAGGTTGTGCAGGAGCTTGAGGCTCAATACGGGACGCCGTATTTTCATTATCCGGCGCTGCCTCTCGGCCCTACTGAGACAAACCGTTTTCTGCGGGAGCTCGCCCAATACGCGGGGCTGGACGAACCGGCGGTGGAAAAAGTCATTCATGAGGGGGAGGATCTTTACTACTACTACATGAATCGTTCCTTGCACTGGATATATTCATGCCGTACGCTCCCCAAGCATTTCTATGTCAATGCCAGCGCCTCGTCGGCGCTGCCGCTGACCCGTTTTCTCGTTAACGATCTGGGCTTGCTGCCGGAAAAGATTTATCTCCCGGAAGGAATTCCAGAAGAGCACAGGGAGCGCGTGGAGGGGTACTTCCGCGACCTTGAGATTGCGGATGAAAAGCGGGGTGGATTTGTGGTTGACTTCAGCGAAGACGGCGGACTCATGGCAGCTGAGATACGTGACATCCATTTTGAACCAGGGACTACTTATATCTTCGGCTCCCTTTGGGATGTGCTGTTTTGCAGGGGCAAACACTTGCCGTTCCTTTCCGTCTCTGCGCCGCAGGGCATTCATATGATCGGAACCAAGCATTATTTCGGGTACACCGGCGGGGTAAACCTGTTCTCAGATTACTATTCCAGACTGGCGGACTTGGGACCCTTCGGCGGCGGTTCCCATGAATAA
- a CDS encoding MFS transporter produces MNAISARPCSRKIPNSRDDGSQVPPRSLAFPMRPVWLPSDREVRQPIIDEKVIEMNHTRTAKYYYGLIVFVTFLTLVIAAGIRSAPAVLIVPFEEFFGWNRAEISLALSINLLLNGLCGPFAAALMERYGVRPVIASALLLLGAGAGLTLWMQDMWQMILLWGIVIGIGSGFLSTVFGTVVATRWFIQQRGLILGIFSAAGAAGQLLFLPLFANILEWFDWHVIVWVLVAAAFFSLALIILIMRNGPGEVGLVPYGTSAGDTVPDKTTDNPFQAVWQGLKTAVQSKAFWLLSASFFVCGATSVGLIGTHFVSACVDHGITAIFAAGLLSAASVFNIIGVTAAGWLSDRYDNRWLLFWYYLVRGLALFLLPAVLVSDRVILIIFVTVYGLNWIATVPSTIKLAADLFGDRSIVIFGWMMALHQAGSALAAFYAGALQAALHSYTLVFISAAVLCLVAAMIVFLIPGQGHVSAETI; encoded by the coding sequence GTGAACGCTATCTCAGCACGGCCTTGTTCCAGGAAGATCCCCAATAGCCGGGATGATGGAAGCCAGGTTCCGCCGCGGAGCCTGGCTTTTCCTATGCGGCCGGTCTGGCTGCCGTCTGACCGGGAAGTCCGGCAGCCCATCATAGACGAAAAGGTGATAGAGATGAATCATACGCGGACGGCTAAATATTACTATGGACTGATCGTTTTCGTTACATTTTTAACCTTGGTCATCGCCGCCGGCATTCGTTCGGCTCCGGCGGTCCTGATCGTTCCCTTCGAAGAATTTTTCGGCTGGAACCGGGCGGAAATCAGCTTGGCGTTAAGCATTAATCTCCTGCTTAATGGGCTTTGCGGTCCCTTTGCCGCAGCTCTGATGGAACGGTACGGAGTCCGGCCCGTGATCGCCTCGGCCTTGTTGCTGTTGGGCGCGGGAGCCGGCTTGACTTTATGGATGCAGGACATGTGGCAGATGATACTATTGTGGGGCATTGTCATCGGAATCGGCTCAGGCTTTCTTTCCACTGTATTCGGAACGGTCGTCGCCACCCGCTGGTTTATACAGCAGCGGGGCCTGATCCTGGGGATTTTCAGCGCGGCCGGGGCGGCCGGGCAGCTGCTCTTTCTCCCGCTGTTCGCTAACATTCTGGAATGGTTTGACTGGCATGTGATCGTATGGGTTCTGGTCGCCGCGGCGTTCTTTTCTCTGGCGCTGATTATCCTGATTATGCGCAATGGGCCTGGGGAGGTGGGACTGGTGCCGTACGGAACTTCAGCCGGGGATACTGTGCCGGACAAAACTACGGACAATCCCTTTCAGGCGGTTTGGCAGGGGTTGAAAACCGCCGTGCAGTCGAAAGCGTTCTGGTTATTGTCAGCCAGCTTTTTTGTCTGCGGCGCGACTTCGGTCGGTTTGATCGGCACACATTTTGTTTCCGCTTGTGTCGATCATGGGATAACGGCGATCTTTGCCGCAGGGCTGCTGTCGGCGGCAAGTGTGTTTAATATCATCGGAGTTACGGCGGCAGGCTGGCTGTCCGACCGCTATGACAACCGCTGGCTCTTGTTCTGGTATTACCTGGTGCGCGGCCTGGCCCTGTTTTTGCTGCCGGCGGTATTGGTGTCGGATAGGGTTATATTGATCATTTTTGTGACGGTTTACGGTTTGAATTGGATTGCCACCGTACCGTCAACCATCAAACTGGCTGCCGACCTTTTCGGCGACCGGAGTATCGTGATCTTCGGCTGGATGATGGCCCTGCACCAGGCCGGTTCCGCCTTGGCCGCTTTTTATGCCGGCGCTTTGCAAGCGGCGCTGCACAGCTATACCCTGGTCTTCATCTCAGCGGCAGTGTTATGCCTTGTAGCCGCCATGATCGTTTTTCTGATTCCCGGACAAGGCCATGTTTCCGCGGAAACGATCTGA
- a CDS encoding ABC transporter substrate-binding protein, with protein sequence MKKNLRKTIRIISSLLTAALLISLTACGSSASSSEVPTVEGAKYVFKLAGIGTSATQIDPVAVGIEKGFFAEEGIEVKDVGEVDVLQFVALLESGSVDAGLTMESDIVAAIDVGADIVEVAVGPAVTREKPHMAYVVLENSPIKSGADIKAAKIGLTGLNGCNVGFLYEYAALNGIKDPARELDVTSSSAPALLEALRAGQLDLTALHGTTNEEVIKRIYPDLRVLFTDYDFAEDRAGDIGWCLRRSWAEEDPDRARAFVAAIAKSNNFVNNNPEEALEIYRKVAKTELNEKIFQTPYYAKDGLIQESHVQYWIDTLSKPNSFQPLQNKDIKFEDVATNKYNPHK encoded by the coding sequence ATGAAAAAGAATTTAAGGAAAACCATCCGCATTATTTCCAGCTTGCTTACGGCGGCGCTCCTAATTTCCTTGACAGCCTGCGGCAGCAGCGCCTCCTCATCCGAAGTTCCTACGGTCGAGGGGGCTAAATACGTCTTTAAGCTGGCGGGCATCGGCACCAGCGCGACACAAATCGATCCGGTAGCAGTCGGCATTGAGAAAGGCTTTTTTGCGGAAGAAGGCATTGAGGTCAAAGACGTCGGCGAAGTCGACGTGCTGCAATTTGTCGCTCTGCTCGAAAGCGGCAGCGTGGACGCCGGTCTGACCATGGAGTCTGATATAGTTGCGGCGATTGACGTCGGCGCGGATATCGTCGAAGTAGCCGTCGGCCCGGCAGTCACGCGGGAAAAGCCGCATATGGCGTACGTAGTCCTTGAAAACAGCCCGATCAAAAGCGGCGCGGATATCAAAGCTGCCAAGATCGGCCTCACGGGCCTCAACGGCTGCAACGTTGGATTCCTGTATGAATACGCGGCGCTGAACGGTATTAAAGATCCGGCAAGGGAGCTTGACGTCACGAGCAGCTCGGCACCGGCCCTCCTGGAGGCCTTGCGGGCGGGCCAGCTCGATCTGACCGCGCTGCATGGTACGACCAATGAGGAAGTCATCAAGCGCATCTATCCGGATCTCCGCGTCCTCTTCACGGACTATGATTTCGCAGAGGACCGCGCGGGTGACATCGGCTGGTGCCTGCGCCGTTCATGGGCTGAAGAGGACCCGGATCGTGCGCGCGCCTTTGTGGCGGCCATTGCCAAATCCAATAATTTCGTAAACAACAATCCCGAGGAAGCGCTGGAGATTTATCGCAAGGTCGCCAAAACCGAGCTCAACGAAAAGATTTTTCAGACTCCCTATTACGCGAAGGACGGGCTGATTCAGGAATCCCACGTGCAATACTGGATCGATACCCTGTCAAAGCCGAACAGCTTCCAGCCGCTGCAGAACAAAGACATAAAATTTGAAGATGTGGCGACAAATAAGTACAATCCGCATAAGTAA
- a CDS encoding 4Fe-4S dicluster domain-containing protein, with amino-acid sequence MSVGRINFTPEKCIQCYSCETSCKIWREVEQGISWRKIKLEWQGAYPEVKSRPVDTACRHCSEPACLAACPAGAIEKEEVHGIVYVREDACIGCQACLSACPYDIPQFGKSGTMQKCDLCYGLKDRVSTPVCVSNCPTQALQVQEV; translated from the coding sequence ATGTCCGTGGGGCGGATCAATTTCACACCCGAAAAATGTATTCAGTGCTATAGCTGCGAAACCTCCTGCAAAATATGGAGGGAAGTTGAACAGGGGATAAGCTGGCGGAAGATCAAGCTGGAATGGCAGGGCGCTTATCCTGAAGTAAAGAGCAGACCTGTCGATACGGCCTGCCGGCATTGCAGCGAGCCGGCCTGCCTGGCAGCCTGCCCGGCGGGGGCCATCGAAAAAGAGGAGGTCCACGGCATTGTCTATGTGCGGGAGGATGCATGTATCGGCTGCCAGGCCTGCTTAAGCGCCTGCCCTTACGATATTCCCCAGTTTGGGAAGAGCGGAACCATGCAAAAGTGCGATCTGTGCTATGGTCTTAAGGACCGGGTAAGCACCCCTGTCTGCGTCTCTAATTGCCCGACACAGGCCCTGCAGGTCCAGGAAGTTTAA
- a CDS encoding ABC transporter permease gives MESNIAYRFPKKGIVAKLFFIYQKMIIIALLIVLWELLAHFSDSIYFSSLLTVVKEFNKMIASGELAKHIGTSLKISAIGLVIGQCLAIPIGALLGWYEKAYNYLDPLLTIARNTSILAILPLFVLFLGIGDTSKIAIIVWATFFPTMLNTMQGVKHADVLLIKLARSMCVSRLGLFSKVILPSASPYITAGFRQSAGIALLVIVGAEMLGARYGIGYMIFQAQKSYLIPKMYVGIITIAGLGVLVNWLCTKLEQRLMTWQEKTN, from the coding sequence GTGGAGAGCAATATAGCCTATAGATTCCCCAAAAAAGGCATCGTCGCCAAACTGTTTTTCATCTATCAAAAGATGATCATCATTGCACTCTTGATCGTATTGTGGGAATTGCTGGCTCATTTTTCGGACAGCATCTACTTCTCCTCCCTGCTGACGGTCGTCAAGGAGTTTAACAAGATGATCGCATCAGGTGAGCTGGCGAAGCACATCGGCACCAGCCTGAAAATCTCGGCCATCGGACTCGTGATCGGGCAGTGTCTCGCTATCCCCATCGGCGCGTTGCTGGGTTGGTACGAAAAAGCCTACAACTATTTGGATCCGCTGCTCACGATCGCGCGCAACACTTCAATATTAGCGATATTGCCGCTGTTTGTGTTGTTTCTCGGCATTGGCGATACTTCAAAAATCGCGATCATTGTCTGGGCGACGTTTTTTCCGACCATGCTCAATACCATGCAGGGTGTGAAACACGCGGACGTGCTGCTGATTAAACTGGCACGGTCCATGTGCGTCAGCAGGCTGGGTCTGTTTTCGAAAGTTATCCTGCCTTCGGCATCGCCGTATATCACGGCGGGATTCCGGCAATCGGCGGGAATTGCGCTCCTCGTCATCGTCGGTGCCGAGATGCTGGGGGCGCGCTATGGCATCGGCTATATGATTTTTCAGGCGCAAAAGTCCTATTTGATTCCTAAGATGTACGTAGGAATCATCACGATAGCCGGACTCGGTGTTCTCGTCAACTGGCTGTGCACCAAGCTGGAACAGAGGCTGATGACGTGGCAGGAGAAAACAAATTAG
- a CDS encoding ABC transporter ATP-binding protein — protein sequence MLSSEKILARNINRIFLIKKENGKGLENFVALKDFNLEVRDGEFLAIVGPSGCGKSTFLDIAAGLTKPNSGEVYIDGKLITGPALDRGIIMQGYALFPWRTVRHNVEFGLEIKGIPKSERGPISEKFINLVGLKSFENRYPYELSGGMKQRVAIARALAYDPEVLLMDEPFAAVDAQTREILQDELLRIWEETHKTIIFVTHSIDEAVFLADRVTVMTPNPGTVKETLEINLPRPRTGVRSSADFGWIRHKIWELLQNDGQDEQKAIPGQNVAEAISPSAAL from the coding sequence ATGTTGAGCAGTGAAAAAATTTTGGCCCGTAATATTAATCGGATTTTCCTTATTAAGAAAGAAAACGGCAAGGGGCTGGAGAACTTTGTCGCTCTGAAGGATTTTAATTTGGAAGTCCGGGACGGGGAATTTTTGGCTATTGTCGGTCCCAGCGGCTGCGGCAAATCCACCTTTCTGGATATCGCCGCAGGTCTTACCAAGCCGAATTCCGGCGAAGTCTATATCGACGGCAAGCTGATTACCGGTCCGGCTCTGGATAGAGGGATCATCATGCAGGGCTATGCGCTCTTTCCCTGGCGGACTGTGCGCCACAATGTCGAGTTCGGCCTGGAGATCAAAGGGATTCCCAAGAGCGAGCGCGGCCCAATCAGTGAAAAATTTATTAATCTGGTCGGTCTGAAAAGTTTTGAAAACCGCTATCCTTACGAGCTTTCCGGCGGGATGAAGCAGAGGGTGGCCATTGCCAGAGCCTTGGCTTACGATCCGGAAGTATTGTTGATGGATGAGCCCTTTGCCGCGGTCGACGCCCAGACCAGAGAAATCCTGCAGGACGAACTTCTGCGTATCTGGGAAGAAACCCACAAAACGATTATCTTTGTTACCCACAGTATCGATGAAGCCGTCTTTTTGGCGGATCGGGTGACGGTTATGACTCCCAACCCGGGAACCGTGAAAGAAACGCTGGAAATCAACCTGCCGCGCCCCCGCACCGGCGTCCGTTCCTCCGCAGATTTTGGCTGGATTCGCCATAAGATATGGGAGCTCTTGCAAAACGACGGTCAGGATGAGCAAAAAGCTATCCCCGGTCAGAATGTAGCCGAAGCGATTTCCCCGTCGGCGGCTTTATAA